A single region of the Candidatus Binatia bacterium genome encodes:
- a CDS encoding ribbon-helix-helix protein, CopG family — protein MAHRKTAIAVPEDILEEVDRAARERGESRSRFISRVLRLVVRARRDAEVTRRLDALFADESVREEQRREAQELAQLGINWESERW, from the coding sequence ATGGCACATCGAAAGACGGCGATTGCGGTACCCGAGGATATCTTGGAAGAAGTGGATCGCGCCGCACGCGAACGCGGCGAGTCGCGCAGCCGATTCATCAGCCGCGTCTTGCGCCTCGTCGTGCGCGCGCGGCGCGATGCCGAGGTGACCCGGCGACTCGATGCCCTCTTTGCTGACGAGTCGGTGCGCGAAGAACAACGCCGCGAGGCGCAGGAGCTGGCTCAACTTGGCATAAATTGGGAGAGCGAGCGGTGGTGA
- the malQ gene encoding 4-alpha-glucanotransferase, with protein MPERQHFSRAAGIAIPLFALRGAHDTGSGTILDLIPFIDWLDRWHQRVVQLLPINESGPGEASPYNALSAFAIDPTYISTSKVSDISSSRVAPEWLNAISVRRRLQRLRRSRHRQRQALYALKLHLLELGFQQFEAQAEPERRARFESFCRTQSWWIEDYARFRALKERFDWASWETWPEELRQRDTAALRQAASRLTQRVRFAQYLQWIAAEQWNEVRAHAARRGVLIKGDLPFVCGRDSADVWAHRELFDLSSSAGAPPDAFSPSGQQWGLPLYDWVQMRRSGYGWWRQRARQARQLYDLFRVDHLVGLFRTYAIPVTDGGTSGFVPQETEEQLIQGRDLLGALLDEAGGVAGVIAEDLGTVPMWVRESLTQLGIPGYKVFRWETHDGAYIDPRSYPELSVATTGTHDTDTLAVWWEGLSEKERQAALPSRDVADSGPSTLRLGSGQAQDSGLSTQDSGLPLSPDLYLALLHSLYEAGSVLTILPIQDLFGWPERINTPATINRRNWSYRLPVTTDELDQTPAIRARMEVLRAMIDQSGRNSVVRRDE; from the coding sequence ATGCCAGAGCGCCAGCACTTTTCGCGCGCGGCCGGCATAGCCATCCCGCTGTTCGCGCTGCGCGGGGCCCACGACACTGGCAGCGGGACCATCCTCGATCTCATTCCGTTCATCGATTGGCTGGACCGCTGGCACCAGCGCGTGGTGCAACTCTTGCCGATCAACGAGAGCGGTCCCGGCGAAGCCAGTCCGTACAATGCGCTCAGCGCCTTTGCCATCGACCCGACGTACATCTCCACCTCCAAGGTTAGCGACATCAGTAGCAGCCGTGTCGCGCCGGAGTGGCTGAATGCCATTTCGGTGCGGCGGCGGTTGCAGCGCTTGCGCCGGTCGCGCCACCGCCAACGGCAGGCGCTGTATGCGCTGAAGCTGCATCTGCTGGAGCTGGGTTTCCAGCAGTTCGAGGCGCAAGCCGAGCCGGAGCGGAGGGCGCGTTTCGAAAGCTTTTGCCGGACGCAATCGTGGTGGATCGAGGACTACGCGCGGTTCCGTGCGCTCAAGGAGCGATTCGACTGGGCCAGTTGGGAAACCTGGCCGGAAGAGTTGCGGCAGCGCGATACCGCTGCCCTGCGGCAAGCGGCGTCACGCCTGACCCAAAGGGTTCGCTTCGCTCAATATCTGCAATGGATTGCTGCCGAGCAGTGGAATGAGGTCCGCGCGCATGCCGCGCGGCGCGGGGTGCTGATCAAAGGTGACCTGCCGTTTGTGTGCGGACGCGACAGCGCTGACGTCTGGGCGCATCGGGAGCTTTTCGATCTGAGCAGCTCGGCTGGCGCACCGCCGGATGCGTTCAGCCCGAGCGGGCAGCAATGGGGCTTGCCGCTCTACGATTGGGTGCAGATGCGGCGCAGCGGCTACGGCTGGTGGCGGCAACGTGCCCGACAAGCGCGCCAGTTGTACGATCTCTTCCGCGTCGATCATCTCGTCGGCCTGTTCCGGACCTATGCCATTCCCGTAACTGACGGTGGCACCTCAGGCTTCGTGCCTCAGGAGACGGAGGAACAGTTGATCCAGGGCCGCGATCTGCTCGGCGCGCTCCTGGACGAAGCCGGCGGAGTTGCCGGGGTGATCGCGGAAGATCTGGGGACGGTTCCAATGTGGGTGCGAGAATCGCTGACGCAACTCGGTATCCCAGGCTACAAGGTGTTTCGCTGGGAGACGCACGACGGCGCGTACATCGATCCGCGATCCTATCCAGAGTTGTCGGTTGCGACAACCGGGACGCACGACACCGACACGCTGGCGGTGTGGTGGGAAGGGTTGAGCGAAAAGGAGCGGCAAGCTGCGCTCCCGTCCCGAGATGTTGCCGACTCAGGACCCAGCACCCTTCGACTGGGCTCAGGGCAGGCTCAGGACTCAGGACTCAGCACTCAGGACTCAGGACTTCCCTTGAGTCCTGATCTGTACCTCGCGCTCTTACACAGTCTGTACGAGGCTGGTTCGGTTCTGACCATTCTTCCGATCCAGGATCTCTTCGGCTGGCCCGAGCGCATCAATACGCCGGCAACCATCAATCGCCGCAACTGGAGCTATCGCTTACCGGTGACAACCGACGAGCTGGATCAGACGCCGGCCATTCGCGCGCGCATGGAAGTCCTCCGCGCCATGATCGACCAGAGCGGGAGAAACTCGGTCGTGAGGCGTGACGAGTGA
- a CDS encoding aldo/keto reductase: MDYVKLGRSGLKVSRLCLGTMNFGPLTNEPDSFAIMDKALELGINFFDTANVYGWKTGGGITEQIVGRWLAQGGGRRERVVLATKVYGRMGEGPNERGLSAYHIKRACDESLRRLQTDHIDLYQMHHIDRDTPWEETWQALEQLVRAGKVLYVGSSNFAAWNIAQANGLAAQRHFMGLVSEQSLYNLNARTIELEVIPACAALGLGVIPWSPLGGGLLGGILRKVSEGRRASERIQKAVEKLRAQLEAYENFCREMGEQPADIAVAWLLHHPVVTAPIIGPRTMEQFTGSMRALEIKLAPDALAKLDKIWPGPGGPAPEAYAW; the protein is encoded by the coding sequence ATGGATTACGTGAAACTCGGCCGCAGCGGCCTGAAGGTCAGCCGCTTATGTCTTGGCACGATGAATTTCGGGCCCCTCACCAACGAACCCGACAGCTTCGCCATCATGGACAAGGCGTTGGAACTCGGCATCAACTTCTTCGATACCGCCAACGTCTACGGGTGGAAAACCGGTGGGGGCATCACCGAACAGATCGTCGGCCGCTGGCTGGCCCAGGGCGGCGGCCGGCGTGAACGCGTGGTCTTGGCGACAAAAGTGTACGGCCGCATGGGCGAAGGCCCGAACGAGCGCGGCCTGTCCGCCTACCACATCAAGCGCGCCTGCGACGAGAGCCTCCGGCGCTTGCAGACCGATCACATCGACCTCTACCAGATGCACCACATTGACCGGGACACGCCCTGGGAAGAGACCTGGCAAGCGCTGGAGCAACTCGTGCGTGCGGGGAAAGTGCTCTATGTCGGCAGCAGCAACTTCGCGGCGTGGAACATCGCTCAGGCAAACGGCCTGGCGGCCCAGCGTCACTTCATGGGTCTGGTATCCGAGCAAAGCCTCTACAACTTGAATGCGCGGACGATCGAGCTGGAGGTCATCCCGGCGTGCGCCGCTCTGGGGCTCGGCGTCATCCCGTGGAGTCCCCTGGGCGGCGGCTTGCTGGGCGGCATCTTGCGAAAAGTCTCCGAAGGCCGACGCGCCTCCGAGCGCATCCAGAAGGCCGTCGAGAAGCTTCGCGCCCAATTGGAGGCGTACGAGAACTTCTGTCGAGAAATGGGCGAACAGCCCGCCGATATCGCCGTGGCCTGGCTGCTGCACCACCCGGTGGTAACGGCCCCCATCATCGGGCCGCGCACGATGGAGCAGTTCACCGGCAGCATGCGCGCCCTGGAAATCAAGTTGGCGCCCGACGCGCTCGCTAAGCTGGACAAGATCTGGCCCGGCCCTGGAGGCCCAGCCCCGGAGGCGTACGCCTGGTAG
- a CDS encoding OsmC family protein, which yields MADQAHHYEAQVEWTADRRGTLAAPQRPTIAIGAPPEFGGAEDVWSPEQLCVGAVNACVMATFIAIAANSKLPFRKYSATATGTLEKVEGRGPVITRIVVKPKVTIGPDVDRGRAERVLKMAEKNCYISNSLQSEVTLEPEIVIE from the coding sequence ATGGCCGACCAAGCACATCACTACGAAGCTCAAGTCGAGTGGACGGCAGATCGCCGGGGAACGCTGGCGGCGCCCCAACGGCCGACGATTGCGATCGGAGCTCCGCCCGAGTTCGGGGGGGCGGAAGACGTGTGGTCTCCGGAGCAGCTCTGTGTCGGTGCGGTAAACGCGTGCGTGATGGCGACCTTCATCGCCATCGCGGCCAACTCGAAGCTGCCGTTCCGCAAGTATTCGGCCACCGCAACCGGCACCCTCGAGAAGGTCGAGGGACGAGGGCCGGTGATCACACGGATCGTCGTCAAGCCGAAGGTTACCATCGGGCCAGACGTCGATCGCGGGCGGGCGGAGCGCGTCCTCAAGATGGCTGAAAAGAACTGCTACATCTCCAACTCGCTGCAGTCGGAGGTGACGCTGGAGCCGGAGATCGTGATCGAATGA
- a CDS encoding type II toxin-antitoxin system PemK/MazF family toxin — translation MVIHQGEVYWLGFKGEGSEPRGRRPAVIVQHDRFNRSAIATTVVAAVTSNLRLAAMPGNVRLRKGEANLPRACVVNVTQLLTIDRARLGRPLGALSHAHLREVLQGLALLFGTDPAAA, via the coding sequence GTGGTGATACACCAGGGAGAGGTCTACTGGCTCGGATTCAAGGGCGAGGGATCCGAGCCTCGTGGCCGTCGACCGGCGGTGATCGTGCAGCATGACCGATTCAACCGCAGTGCCATCGCGACGACAGTCGTAGCGGCCGTCACGTCGAATCTCCGGCTCGCGGCGATGCCGGGGAACGTCCGGCTGCGGAAGGGTGAGGCGAACCTGCCACGTGCCTGCGTAGTCAACGTGACGCAGTTGCTCACCATCGATCGGGCGCGCTTGGGCCGGCCGCTGGGCGCGCTGAGCCACGCCCACCTGCGAGAGGTTCTTCAAGGGCTCGCGCTGTTGTTCGGCACCGATCCGGCGGCGGCGTGA